The genome window ATGGTAGTAATTGGGGGTTATAACTCCTCTAATACTACCCATCTTCAGGAAATAGCCCAAGCTAGAGGGATACCTTCTTATCATATCGATAGCAGCGATCGCATCGGCTCTGGAAATAAAGTAGAACATAAACCCCTAGGAAAAGACCTAGAAATTGCCGAAAACTGGCTACCAGCAGGAAAAATCACCGTAGGAGTCACATCAGGAGCATCCACACCAGATAAAGTAGTAGAAGAGGTAATCCAGAAGATTTTTAACCTCAAAAGCTAGTTAAGGTTACCAAAAAAAAGTTAACAAAAATTATAATAAGATAGAGCTTTCTAGAGAGAAAATTATTAGGCATGGGTAGAGTAGTAGGCATAGACTTAGGCACAACTAACTCCGTAGTAGCAGTGATGGAAGGGGGAAAACCACTAGTAATCGCTAATTCCGAAGGAATGCGTACTACTCCCTCAGTAACAGGGTTTAATAAAGACGGTGAACTAGTAGTAGGACAATTAGCCCGTCGCCAAGCGGTGTTAAACCCTCAAAATACCTTTTATGGAGTAAAAAGGTTTATAGGTCGTCGCTATGCTGAACTAGAGACAGAATCCAAACGAGTTCCCTACACTATTCGTAGTGATGAGACGGGTAATATTAAAATAAGATGTCCCCGTCTGAAAAAAGAATTCGCCCCAGAAGAAATCTCAGCAATGGTATTGCGCAAACTAGCAGAAGAAGCTAGTCGTTATCTCGGTGAACCAGTAACAGGCGCAGTTATTACCGTACCCGCCTATTTTAACGACTCTCAACGCCAAGCAACCAGAGACGCAGGGAGAGTAGCAGGATTAGAAGTATTGAGAATAATCAATGAACCTACCGCAGCCTCCCTAGCTTATGGTTTAGAACAACGGAGAAACCAAACAGTCTTAGTTTTTGACCTTGGGGGAGGAACTTTTGACGTTTCTATCCTAGAAGTAGGAGACGGAGTCTTTGAAGTTAAAGCTACTAGCGGTGATACCCAACTAGGGGGTAATGACTTCGATAAAAAAATTGTCGATTGGTTAGCTACAGAATTTGAAGCCAAAGAAGGTGTAGATTTAAGACGCGATCGCCAAGCTTTACAACGTCTGATCGAAGCAGCAGAAAAAGCCAAAATAGAACTTTCAGGAGTTAGCGTCACCGAAATCAATCTCCCCTTTATCATCGCCACAGAAGATGGACCAAAACACATCGAAACTCAACTCAGTCGCGCTAAATTTGAGGAACTCTGCGAAGACTTAGTTAGTCGGTTGCGTCGTCCCGTCAAACGCGCCTTTTATGACGCTAATATTACTCCTGCTCAAATTGACGAGGTCATTCTCGTAGGGGGAGGAACGAGAATGCCTATGGTTAAAGAATTAGTTAGAAGTTATATTAACATAGAACCCAACGAAAACGTTAACCCCGATGAAGTCGTAGGCGTTGGCGCCGCTATTCAAGCAGGTATCCTCCAAGGAGAAGTAAAAGATATTCTCTTATTAGACGT of Gloeocapsa sp. DLM2.Bin57 contains these proteins:
- the dnaK gene encoding molecular chaperone DnaK; this encodes MGRVVGIDLGTTNSVVAVMEGGKPLVIANSEGMRTTPSVTGFNKDGELVVGQLARRQAVLNPQNTFYGVKRFIGRRYAELETESKRVPYTIRSDETGNIKIRCPRLKKEFAPEEISAMVLRKLAEEASRYLGEPVTGAVITVPAYFNDSQRQATRDAGRVAGLEVLRIINEPTAASLAYGLEQRRNQTVLVFDLGGGTFDVSILEVGDGVFEVKATSGDTQLGGNDFDKKIVDWLATEFEAKEGVDLRRDRQALQRLIEAAEKAKIELSGVSVTEINLPFIIATEDGPKHIETQLSRAKFEELCEDLVSRLRRPVKRAFYDANITPAQIDEVILVGGGTRMPMVKELVRSYINIEPNENVNPDEVVGVGAAIQAGILQGEVKDILLLDVTPLSLGIETTGGLMKKLIPRNTTIPVRRSDIFSTSENNQTMVEIHILQGEREMATGNKSLGKFRLTGIPPAPRGMPQVQVAFDIDANGILQVTAVDKTTGRQQSVIIQGSSTLTESEVNRMITEATQFAQEDRERKERIEKRNRAKTLADQAQRKLKEVALDYGTQFASYYRRRIDALCQDILDSLEKGDERRLDRTQADLQDALYELNREIRLQYESEEDEGFFASLRRTLIGDEEEEDDRYYSSRDYYRDDYRSSPRYPTEDRYNNPTRGYREEPPTRGYRDEYESRSGYREEPPTRGYREETPRNGYREEPPTRGYREEPPTRGYREEPPTRGYRDDYESRKSPKNDYPPQSNSSYNKKRGRGNNIPYENDWDEEDDEWF